In Callospermophilus lateralis isolate mCalLat2 chromosome 10, mCalLat2.hap1, whole genome shotgun sequence, a single genomic region encodes these proteins:
- the Ftcd gene encoding formimidoyltransferase-cyclodeaminase isoform X1: MSQLVECVPNFSEGNDQEVIGAISQAISQTPGCVLLDVDAGPSTNRTVCTFAGSPECVVEGALSAARVASRLIDMRRHRGEHPRMGALDVCPFIPVRGVAMDQCVLCAQAFGQRLAEELKVPVYLYGEAARTASRRTLPAIRAGEYEALPEKLKQAEWEPDFGPSCFVPSWGATVTGARKFLIAFNINLLSTKEQAHRIALNLREQGRGKHQPGRLRKVQGIGWYLEEKNLAQVSTNLLDFEVTGLHTVFEEACREAQELSLPVVGSQLVGLVPLKALLDAAAFYCDKENLFVLEEEQRIRLVVSRLGLDSLAPFNPSERVIEYLVPDRLEKSLLDMSLRAFLREVGARSATPGGGSVAAASAAMGAALASMVGQMTYGRRQFEHLDAVMRRLLPPFHAALAQLTALVDTDAQAFATYLEAMKLPKNTPEERDRRTAALQEGLRGAVAVPLALAETVSPLWPALRELALCGNLACQSDLQVAAKALELGVFGAYFNVLINLKDVKDEVFKDQPPAGSQGPGCTGAGEPGGSAGVTAGGHETAGDLPGQHGLQRPSPSRGTQLLGTELHTAHPCAVGKPGCPGLL, from the exons GTGATCGGGGCCATCTCCCAGGCCATCTCGCAGACCCCAGGCTGTGTCCTGCTGGACGTCGACGCAGGCCCCTCCACCAACCGCACCGTCTGCACCTTTGCCGGCTCGCCCGAGTGCGTGGTGGAGGGCGCCCTGAGTGCCGCCCGCGTGGCCTCCCGCCTCATCGACATGCGCAGGCACCGAG GGGAGCATCCCCGCATGGGCGCCCTGGATGTCTGCCCCTTCATCCCAGTGAGGGGCGTCGCCATGGACCAGTGTGTGCTGTGTGCCCAGGCCTTTGGCCAGCGGCTGGCAGAGGAGCTGAAGGTGCCAG TGTACCTCTATGGCGAGGCAGCACGGACAGCCAGCCGCAGAACCTTGCCGGCCATCCGAGCTGGGGAGTACGAGGCCCTCCCTGAGAAG CTCAAGCAGGCCGAATGGGAGCCTGACTTCGGCCCCAGCTGCTTTGTCCCCAGCTGGGGGGCCACCGTCACGGGTGCACGGAAGTTCCTCATCGCCTTCAACATCAACCTGCTCAGCACCAAGGAGCAGGCCCACCGCATCGCCCTCAACCTGCGGGAGCAGGGTCGGGGAAAGCACCAG CCAGGGCGTCTGAGGAAGGTCCAAGGCATTGGCTGGTACCTGGAGGAGAAGAACCTGGCCCAGGTGTCCACGAACCTCCTGGACTTTGAGGTCACGGGGCTGCACACAGTCTTCGAGGAGGCCTGCAGAGAAGCCCAG GAGCTGAGCCTCCCGGTGGTGGGCTCGCAGCTGGTGGGCCTGGTGCCTCTGAAGGCTCTGCTGGATGCGGCTGCCTTCTACTGTGACAAGGAGAACCTGTTTGTCCTGGAGGAGGAGCAACGGATCAGGCTG GTGGTGAGCCGGCTGGGCCTGGACTCCCTGGCACCCTTCAacccctcagagagggtcattga GTATCTGGTCCCAGACCGGCTGGAGAAGAGCCTGTTGGACATGTCCCTGCGTGCTTTCCTCCGTGAGGTGGGCGCCCGCTCAGCCACCCCTGGGGGCGGCTCGGTGGCAGCGGCCTCTGCAGCCATG GGTGCAGCACTGGCCTCCATGGTAGGCCAGATGACCTACGGTCGGCGCCAGTTTGAGCACCTGGATGCAGTGATGCGGCGCCTGCTCCCGCCCTTCCATGCAGCCCTGGCCCAGCTGACTGCACTGGTGGACACGGATGCCCAGGCCTTTGCCACCTACCTG GAGGCAATGAAGCTGCCCAAGAACACTCCTGAGGAGAGGGACAG GCGCACGGCTGCCCTGCAGGAGGGGCTGAGAGGTGCAGTCGCTGTGCCACTGGCTCTGGCAGAGACAGTGTCACCGCTGTGGCCAGCGCTGCGAGAGCTGGCCCTGTGTGGGAACCTGGCCTGCCAGTCCGACCTTCAG GTGGCAGCCAAAGCCTTGGAGCTGGGTGTGTTTGGTGCGTACTTTAATGTGCTCATCAACCTGAAGGACGTGAAGGACGAAGTGTTTAAGGACCAG CCTCCTGCAGGAAGCCAAGGCCCAGGCTGCACTGGTGCTGGAGAGCCTGGAGGCTCGGCAGGAGTGACCGCTGGAGGGCATGAGACGGCAGGAGACCTCCCTGGACAGCATGGCCTTCAGCGGCCCTCACCTTCCAGAGGAACCCAGCTCCTGGGGACAGAGCTCCACACGGCTCATCCGTGTGCGGTCGGGAAACCTGGGTGTCCTGGTCTCTTGTGA
- the Ftcd gene encoding formimidoyltransferase-cyclodeaminase isoform X2, giving the protein MSQLVECVPNFSEGNDQEVIGAISQAISQTPGCVLLDVDAGPSTNRTVCTFAGSPECVVEGALSAARVASRLIDMRRHRGEHPRMGALDVCPFIPVRGVAMDQCVLCAQAFGQRLAEELKVPVYLYGEAARTASRRTLPAIRAGEYEALPEKLKQAEWEPDFGPSCFVPSWGATVTGARKFLIAFNINLLSTKEQAHRIALNLREQGRGKHQPGRLRKVQGIGWYLEEKNLAQVSTNLLDFEVTGLHTVFEEACREAQELSLPVVGSQLVGLVPLKALLDAAAFYCDKENLFVLEEEQRIRLVVSRLGLDSLAPFNPSERVIEYLVPDRLEKSLLDMSLRAFLREVGARSATPGGGSVAAASAAMGAALASMVGQMTYGRRQFEHLDAVMRRLLPPFHAALAQLTALVDTDAQAFATYLEAMKLPKNTPEERDRRTAALQEGLRGAVAVPLALAETVSPLWPALRELALCGNLACQSDLQVAAKALELGVFGAYFNVLINLKDVKDEVFKDQVRRRVASLLQEAKAQAALVLESLEARQE; this is encoded by the exons GTGATCGGGGCCATCTCCCAGGCCATCTCGCAGACCCCAGGCTGTGTCCTGCTGGACGTCGACGCAGGCCCCTCCACCAACCGCACCGTCTGCACCTTTGCCGGCTCGCCCGAGTGCGTGGTGGAGGGCGCCCTGAGTGCCGCCCGCGTGGCCTCCCGCCTCATCGACATGCGCAGGCACCGAG GGGAGCATCCCCGCATGGGCGCCCTGGATGTCTGCCCCTTCATCCCAGTGAGGGGCGTCGCCATGGACCAGTGTGTGCTGTGTGCCCAGGCCTTTGGCCAGCGGCTGGCAGAGGAGCTGAAGGTGCCAG TGTACCTCTATGGCGAGGCAGCACGGACAGCCAGCCGCAGAACCTTGCCGGCCATCCGAGCTGGGGAGTACGAGGCCCTCCCTGAGAAG CTCAAGCAGGCCGAATGGGAGCCTGACTTCGGCCCCAGCTGCTTTGTCCCCAGCTGGGGGGCCACCGTCACGGGTGCACGGAAGTTCCTCATCGCCTTCAACATCAACCTGCTCAGCACCAAGGAGCAGGCCCACCGCATCGCCCTCAACCTGCGGGAGCAGGGTCGGGGAAAGCACCAG CCAGGGCGTCTGAGGAAGGTCCAAGGCATTGGCTGGTACCTGGAGGAGAAGAACCTGGCCCAGGTGTCCACGAACCTCCTGGACTTTGAGGTCACGGGGCTGCACACAGTCTTCGAGGAGGCCTGCAGAGAAGCCCAG GAGCTGAGCCTCCCGGTGGTGGGCTCGCAGCTGGTGGGCCTGGTGCCTCTGAAGGCTCTGCTGGATGCGGCTGCCTTCTACTGTGACAAGGAGAACCTGTTTGTCCTGGAGGAGGAGCAACGGATCAGGCTG GTGGTGAGCCGGCTGGGCCTGGACTCCCTGGCACCCTTCAacccctcagagagggtcattga GTATCTGGTCCCAGACCGGCTGGAGAAGAGCCTGTTGGACATGTCCCTGCGTGCTTTCCTCCGTGAGGTGGGCGCCCGCTCAGCCACCCCTGGGGGCGGCTCGGTGGCAGCGGCCTCTGCAGCCATG GGTGCAGCACTGGCCTCCATGGTAGGCCAGATGACCTACGGTCGGCGCCAGTTTGAGCACCTGGATGCAGTGATGCGGCGCCTGCTCCCGCCCTTCCATGCAGCCCTGGCCCAGCTGACTGCACTGGTGGACACGGATGCCCAGGCCTTTGCCACCTACCTG GAGGCAATGAAGCTGCCCAAGAACACTCCTGAGGAGAGGGACAG GCGCACGGCTGCCCTGCAGGAGGGGCTGAGAGGTGCAGTCGCTGTGCCACTGGCTCTGGCAGAGACAGTGTCACCGCTGTGGCCAGCGCTGCGAGAGCTGGCCCTGTGTGGGAACCTGGCCTGCCAGTCCGACCTTCAG GTGGCAGCCAAAGCCTTGGAGCTGGGTGTGTTTGGTGCGTACTTTAATGTGCTCATCAACCTGAAGGACGTGAAGGACGAAGTGTTTAAGGACCAG GTCCGCCGGCGCGTTGCCAGCCTCCTGCAGGAAGCCAAGGCCCAGGCTGCACTGGTGCTGGAGAGCCTGGAGGCTCGGCAGGAGTGA
- the Col6a2 gene encoding collagen alpha-2(VI) chain isoform X1, producing MLQGPFSVLLLGGLLGVLHAQQQEVISGGTSERNNNCPEKADCPVHVYFVLDTSESVTMQSPTDSLLYHMQQFVPQFISQLQNEFYLDQVALSWRYGGLHFSDQVEVFSPPGSDRASFTKSLQNIRSFRRGTFTDCALANMTQEIRQHVGRGVVNFAVVITDGHVTGSPCGGIKLQAERAREEGIRLFAVAPNRNLNEQGLRDIASAPHELYRNNYATMRPGSTEIDQDTINRIIKVMKHEAYGECYKVSCLEIPGPPGPKGYRGQKGAKGNMGEPGEPGQKGRQGDPGIEGPIGFPGPKGVPGFKGEKGEFGADGRKGAPGLAGKNGTDGQKGKLGRIGPPGCKGDPGTRGPDGYPGEAGSPGKQGDQGAKGDSGRPGRRGPPGDPGDKGSKGYQGNNGAPGSPGVKGAKGGPGPRGPKGEPGRRGDPGTKGSPGSDGPKGEKGDPGPEGPRGLAGEVGNKGAKGDRGLPGPRGPQGALGEPGKQGSRGDPGDAGPRGDSGQPGPKGDPGRPGFSYPGPRGAPGEKGEPGPRGPEGGRGDFGMKGGPGRKGAKGEPADPGPPGEPGPRGPRGVPGPEGEPGPPGDPGLTECDVMTYVRETCGCCDCEKRCGPLDVVFVIDSSESIGYTNFTLEKNFVINVVNRLGAMAKDPKSETGTRVGVVQYSHEGTFEAIQLDDERINSLSSFKEAVKNLEWIAGGTWTPSALKFAYNKLIKDSRRHKTRVFAVVITDGRHDPRDDDLNLRALCTGDVTVTAIGIGDMFHERHESENLYSIACDKPQQVRNMTLFSDLVAERFIDDMADVLCPDPQIVCPELPCQTELYVAQCTQRPVDIVFLLDGSERLGEQNFHKARSFVEEVSRRLTLARREDDALNARVALVQYGGQQEQQVAFPLTSNLTVIHEALQDLRYLNSFSHVGTGIVHAINTVVRGAQGGARRHAELSFVFLTDGVTGNASLEESVHSMRKQNVVPTVVAVGSDVDMDVLHKISLGDRAAIFREKDFDSLVQPGFFDRFIRWIC from the exons ATGCTCCAGGGCCCCTTCTCCGTGCTCCTGCTCGGAGGGCTCCTGGGGGTCCTCCATGCCCAGCAGCAGGAGGTCATCTCAGGGGGCACTTCCGAGCGGAACAACAACTGCCCAG AGAAGGCCGACTGCCCCGTCCACGTGTACTTCGTGCTGGACACCTCGGAGAGCGTGACCATGCAGTCCCCCACGGACAGCCTGCTCTACCACATGCAGCAGTTTGTGCCGCAGTTCATCAGCCAGCTGCAGAACGAGTTCTACCTGGACCAGGTGGCCCTGAGTTGGCGCTACGGTGGCCTGCACTTCTCGGACCAGGTGGAGGTGTTCAGCCCGCCAGGCAGTGACCGGGCCTCCTTCACCAAGAGCCTGCAGAACATCCGCTCCTTCCGCCGGGGTACCTTCACTGACTGCGCGCTGGCCAACATGACCCAGGAGATCCGGCAGCATGTGGGCCGCGGTGTGGTCAACTTCGCTGTGGTCATCACCGATGGCCACGTCACGGGCAGCCCATGTGGGGGTATCAAGCTGCAGGCTGAGCGGGCCCGCGAGGAGGGCATCCGGCTCTTTGCTGTGGCCCCCAACAGGAACCTGAATGAGCAGGGCCTTCGAGATATCGCCAGCGCCCCCCACGAGCTCTACCGCAACAACTACGCCACCATGCGGCCCGGGTCCACCGAGATCGACCAGGACACCATCAACCGCATTATCAAGGTCATG AAACACGAAGCCTACGGAGAG TGCTACAAGGTGAGCTGCCTGGAGATCCCTGGACCACCAGGCCCCAAGGGCTACCGTGGACAGAAG GGTGCCAAGGGCAACATGGGTGAGCCAGGAGAGCCCGGACAGAAGGGGCGACAG GGAGATCCAGGCATCGAGGGCCCCATTGGGTTCCCAGGACCCAAG GGTGTTCCCGGGTTCAAAGGAGAGAAG GGTGAATTTGGAGCTGACGGTCGAAAG GGGGCTCCAGGCTTGGCCGGCAAGAATGGGACTGATGGCCAGAAG GGCAAGCTGGGCCGCATCGGGCCTCCTGGCTGCAAGGGAGACCCTGGAACCCGG GGCCCTGACGGGTACCCAGGGGAGGCTGGAAGCCCAGGCAAGCAGGGAGACCAAGGCGCCAAG GGGGACTCCGGCCGCCCAGGACGCAGAGGGCCTCCAGGAGACCCTGGAGACAAAGGAAGCAAG GGCTACCAAGGCAACAACGGAGCCCCGGGCAGTCCTGGCGTGAAAGGAGCCAAGGGGGGGCCTGGGCCCCGCGGACCCAAAGGCGAGCCT GGGCGCAGGGGAGACCCCGGAACCAAGGGCAGCCCCGGCAGTGACGGTCCCAAGGGAGAGAAG GGGGACCCTGGCCCAGAAGGGCCCCGGGGCCTGGCCGGAGAGGTCGGCAACAAAGGAGCCAAG GGAGACCGAGGATTGCCTGGACCCAGAGGCCCCCAGGGGGCCCTTGGGGAGCCTGGGAAGCAG GGATCTCGGGGAGACCCTGGTGATGCTGGGCCCCGCGGAGACTCAGGACAGCCAGGCCCCAAG GGAGACCCTGGCAGGCCTGGATTCAGCTACCCCGGACCCCGGGGAGCTCCA GGAGAAAAAGGCGAGCCCGGCCCCCGTGGCCCAGAG GGAGGCCGAGGGGACTTCGGCATGAAAGGAGGTCCTGGGAGGAAAGGAGCCAAGGGGGAGCCT GCAGATCCTGGTCCCCCTGGGGAGCCAGGCCCCCGGGGGCCTAGAGGAGTCCCAGGACCTGAG GGTGAGCCCGGCCCCCCCGGAGACCCAGGCCTCACG GAGTGTGACGTCATGACCTACGTGAGGGAGACCTGTGGCTGCTGTG ACTGCGAGAAGCGCTGTGGGCCCCTGGACGTGGTCTTCGTCATCGACAGCTCAGAGAGCATCGGCTACACCAACTTCACCCTGGAGAAGAACTTTGTCATCAATGTGGTCAACAGGCTGGGGGCCATGGCCAAGGACCCCAAGTCAGAGACCG GGACCCGCGTGGGCGTGGTGCAGTACAGCCACGAGGGCACTTTCGAGGCCATCCAGCTGGACGACGAGCGCATCAACTCCCTGTCCAGCTTCAAGGAGGCCGTCAAGAACCTGGAGTGGATCGCGGGCGGCACCTGGACACCCTCAGCCCTCAAGTTCGCCTACAACAAGCTCATCAAGGACAGCCGCCGCCACAAGACCCGCGTGTTCGCTGTGGTCATCACGGATGGGCGCCATGACCCGCGGGACGACGACCTGAACCTGCGGGCGCTATGCACGGGTGACGTCACCGTGACGGCCATCGGCATTGGTGACATGTTCCACGAGCGCCACGAGAGCGAGAACCTGTACTCCATTGCCTGCGACAAGCCGCAGCAGGTGCGCAACATGACCCTCTTCTCCGACCTGGTGGCCGAGCGCTTCATCGACGACATGGCGGACGTCCTCTGCCCTG ACCCCCAGATCGTGTGCCCGGAGCTTCCCTGCCAAACAG AGCTGTACGTGGCACAGTGTACGCAGCGGCCAGTGGACATCGTCTTCCTGCTGGACGGCTCTGAGCGGCTGGGAGAGCAGAACTTCCACAAGGCCCGCAGCTTCGTGGAAGAGGTGTCCCGGCGCCTGACGCTAGCCCGCAGGGAGGACGACGCCCTCAATGCCCGTGTGGCCTTGGTGCAGTACGGCGGCCAGCAGGAGCAGCAGGTGGCCTTCCCGCTGACCTCCAACCTGACAGTCATCCACGAGGCTCTGCAGGACCTCCGCTACCTCAACTCCTTCTCCCACGTGGGCACAGGCATCGTGCACGCCATCAACACTGTGGTGCGGGGCGCGCAGGGCGGGGCGCGGCGCCACGCGGAGCTGTCCTTCGTGTTCCTCACCGACGGCGTCACCGGCAACGCCAGCCTGGAGGAGTCCGTGCACTCCATGCGCAAGCAGAACGTGGTGCCCACCGTGGTGGCCGTGGGCAGCGATGTGGACATGGACGTGCTGCACAAGATCAGCCTGGGCGACAGGGCTGCCATCTTCCGGGAGAAGGACTTTGACAGCCTGGTGCAGCCTGGCTTCTTCGACAGGTTCATCCGCTGGATCTGCTAG
- the Col6a2 gene encoding collagen alpha-2(VI) chain isoform X2, with product MLQGPFSVLLLGGLLGVLHAQQQEVISGGTSERNNNCPEKADCPVHVYFVLDTSESVTMQSPTDSLLYHMQQFVPQFISQLQNEFYLDQVALSWRYGGLHFSDQVEVFSPPGSDRASFTKSLQNIRSFRRGTFTDCALANMTQEIRQHVGRGVVNFAVVITDGHVTGSPCGGIKLQAERAREEGIRLFAVAPNRNLNEQGLRDIASAPHELYRNNYATMRPGSTEIDQDTINRIIKVMKHEAYGECYKVSCLEIPGPPGPKGYRGQKGAKGNMGEPGEPGQKGRQGDPGIEGPIGFPGPKGVPGFKGEKGEFGADGRKGAPGLAGKNGTDGQKGKLGRIGPPGCKGDPGTRGPDGYPGEAGSPGKQGDQGAKGDSGRPGRRGPPGDPGDKGSKGYQGNNGAPGSPGVKGAKGGPGPRGPKGEPGRRGDPGTKGSPGSDGPKGEKGDPGPEGPRGLAGEVGNKGAKGDRGLPGPRGPQGALGEPGKQGSRGDPGDAGPRGDSGQPGPKGDPGRPGFSYPGPRGAPGEKGEPGPRGPEGGRGDFGMKGGPGRKGAKGEPADPGPPGEPGPRGPRGVPGPEGEPGPPGDPGLTECDVMTYVRETCGCCDCEKRCGPLDVVFVIDSSESIGYTNFTLEKNFVINVVNRLGAMAKDPKSETGTRVGVVQYSHEGTFEAIQLDDERINSLSSFKEAVKNLEWIAGGTWTPSALKFAYNKLIKDSRRHKTRVFAVVITDGRHDPRDDDLNLRALCTGDVTVTAIGIGDMFHERHESENLYSIACDKPQQVRNMTLFSDLVAERFIDDMADVLCPDPQIVCPELPCQTDGARPGGEPPVTFLRTEEGPDPTFPRTIPLIQQLLNTTKVTQDPASYSQLVAVMVYTAERAKFATGVERQDWMQLFIDTFKLVHRDITGDPETALALC from the exons ATGCTCCAGGGCCCCTTCTCCGTGCTCCTGCTCGGAGGGCTCCTGGGGGTCCTCCATGCCCAGCAGCAGGAGGTCATCTCAGGGGGCACTTCCGAGCGGAACAACAACTGCCCAG AGAAGGCCGACTGCCCCGTCCACGTGTACTTCGTGCTGGACACCTCGGAGAGCGTGACCATGCAGTCCCCCACGGACAGCCTGCTCTACCACATGCAGCAGTTTGTGCCGCAGTTCATCAGCCAGCTGCAGAACGAGTTCTACCTGGACCAGGTGGCCCTGAGTTGGCGCTACGGTGGCCTGCACTTCTCGGACCAGGTGGAGGTGTTCAGCCCGCCAGGCAGTGACCGGGCCTCCTTCACCAAGAGCCTGCAGAACATCCGCTCCTTCCGCCGGGGTACCTTCACTGACTGCGCGCTGGCCAACATGACCCAGGAGATCCGGCAGCATGTGGGCCGCGGTGTGGTCAACTTCGCTGTGGTCATCACCGATGGCCACGTCACGGGCAGCCCATGTGGGGGTATCAAGCTGCAGGCTGAGCGGGCCCGCGAGGAGGGCATCCGGCTCTTTGCTGTGGCCCCCAACAGGAACCTGAATGAGCAGGGCCTTCGAGATATCGCCAGCGCCCCCCACGAGCTCTACCGCAACAACTACGCCACCATGCGGCCCGGGTCCACCGAGATCGACCAGGACACCATCAACCGCATTATCAAGGTCATG AAACACGAAGCCTACGGAGAG TGCTACAAGGTGAGCTGCCTGGAGATCCCTGGACCACCAGGCCCCAAGGGCTACCGTGGACAGAAG GGTGCCAAGGGCAACATGGGTGAGCCAGGAGAGCCCGGACAGAAGGGGCGACAG GGAGATCCAGGCATCGAGGGCCCCATTGGGTTCCCAGGACCCAAG GGTGTTCCCGGGTTCAAAGGAGAGAAG GGTGAATTTGGAGCTGACGGTCGAAAG GGGGCTCCAGGCTTGGCCGGCAAGAATGGGACTGATGGCCAGAAG GGCAAGCTGGGCCGCATCGGGCCTCCTGGCTGCAAGGGAGACCCTGGAACCCGG GGCCCTGACGGGTACCCAGGGGAGGCTGGAAGCCCAGGCAAGCAGGGAGACCAAGGCGCCAAG GGGGACTCCGGCCGCCCAGGACGCAGAGGGCCTCCAGGAGACCCTGGAGACAAAGGAAGCAAG GGCTACCAAGGCAACAACGGAGCCCCGGGCAGTCCTGGCGTGAAAGGAGCCAAGGGGGGGCCTGGGCCCCGCGGACCCAAAGGCGAGCCT GGGCGCAGGGGAGACCCCGGAACCAAGGGCAGCCCCGGCAGTGACGGTCCCAAGGGAGAGAAG GGGGACCCTGGCCCAGAAGGGCCCCGGGGCCTGGCCGGAGAGGTCGGCAACAAAGGAGCCAAG GGAGACCGAGGATTGCCTGGACCCAGAGGCCCCCAGGGGGCCCTTGGGGAGCCTGGGAAGCAG GGATCTCGGGGAGACCCTGGTGATGCTGGGCCCCGCGGAGACTCAGGACAGCCAGGCCCCAAG GGAGACCCTGGCAGGCCTGGATTCAGCTACCCCGGACCCCGGGGAGCTCCA GGAGAAAAAGGCGAGCCCGGCCCCCGTGGCCCAGAG GGAGGCCGAGGGGACTTCGGCATGAAAGGAGGTCCTGGGAGGAAAGGAGCCAAGGGGGAGCCT GCAGATCCTGGTCCCCCTGGGGAGCCAGGCCCCCGGGGGCCTAGAGGAGTCCCAGGACCTGAG GGTGAGCCCGGCCCCCCCGGAGACCCAGGCCTCACG GAGTGTGACGTCATGACCTACGTGAGGGAGACCTGTGGCTGCTGTG ACTGCGAGAAGCGCTGTGGGCCCCTGGACGTGGTCTTCGTCATCGACAGCTCAGAGAGCATCGGCTACACCAACTTCACCCTGGAGAAGAACTTTGTCATCAATGTGGTCAACAGGCTGGGGGCCATGGCCAAGGACCCCAAGTCAGAGACCG GGACCCGCGTGGGCGTGGTGCAGTACAGCCACGAGGGCACTTTCGAGGCCATCCAGCTGGACGACGAGCGCATCAACTCCCTGTCCAGCTTCAAGGAGGCCGTCAAGAACCTGGAGTGGATCGCGGGCGGCACCTGGACACCCTCAGCCCTCAAGTTCGCCTACAACAAGCTCATCAAGGACAGCCGCCGCCACAAGACCCGCGTGTTCGCTGTGGTCATCACGGATGGGCGCCATGACCCGCGGGACGACGACCTGAACCTGCGGGCGCTATGCACGGGTGACGTCACCGTGACGGCCATCGGCATTGGTGACATGTTCCACGAGCGCCACGAGAGCGAGAACCTGTACTCCATTGCCTGCGACAAGCCGCAGCAGGTGCGCAACATGACCCTCTTCTCCGACCTGGTGGCCGAGCGCTTCATCGACGACATGGCGGACGTCCTCTGCCCTG ACCCCCAGATCGTGTGCCCGGAGCTTCCCTGCCAAACAG ATGGAGCGCGGCCTGGCGGCGAGCCCCCGGTCACCTTCCTCCGCACGGAAGAGGGCCCAGACCCCACCTTCCCCAGGACCATCCCCCTGATCCAGCAGTTGCTAAACACCACCAAGGTCACACAGGACCCGGCCTCCTACTCCCAGCTGGTGGCCGTGATGGTCTACACCGCAGAGCGGGCCAAGTTCGCCACAGGGGTCGAGCGGCAAGACTGGATGCAGCTCTTCATTGACACCTTTAAGCTGGTGCACAGGGACATCACTGGGGACCCTGAGACGGCGCTGGCGCTCTGCTGA